One Luteibacter aegosomaticola genomic window carries:
- the glnE gene encoding bifunctional [glutamate--ammonia ligase]-adenylyl-L-tyrosine phosphorylase/[glutamate--ammonia-ligase] adenylyltransferase, translated as MNESSAAPRESAELRALIDQRYADVMAACRAARIPLHDDAGVAERVRRTLMASDFAYDILRRQPELLAPAGLEKLRANTDASTRGSTLELPADEDRCMAVLRRFRHAEAVRLVFRDVNGLDDIDETLSSTSALYETLLAVALRWSENAMHARYGMPRDPAGKEQRMVVLGFGKLGGNELNFSSDIDLVLAYASGGETDGSRPLDNGEYFIREARQLVRLLAEPTVDGICARVDLRLRPFGNAGRLALPFSAMEQYYQREGRDWERYAWIKARPVAGDRTAGRELQDMLRPFVYRRYLDYTAFAGLREMKALIDAEVARKDLAGNLKLGPGGIREIEFVVQLTQMIRGGRDPALRVRGLLPALRACESRGYIPKARATLLRNAYVFLRRLENRVQMLRDAQTHDIPDDDLSRERLALGLDYPSWDALAVELAKHRAEVSAEFAAVLVPQGGQTASVPAADVELWQAARDETLTAETMEASGFVPGAEVAAELGKLPRAGSVRSMSARSGERLERLMPHLIAAARASASPAPSLLRMVRLVQAVARRSSYLALLDEQPSARRRVASVFAESAFLAERVIAQPLLLDDVLDPRIDQIPLKRADIAAEIARSLGTLDERDAERELERINEFRSSIAFRLGLAFSDGRADAPATARRLAGLAEAVIGAVLALAAREMTAQHGRLPGDGLGFAVLGYGSLGGEELGFASDLDLVFVYDGKRANAMSGGPRPVDGTRWYQRLAQRVMHWLGAQTHAGSLYDVDTRLRPDGSKGLLVASVDAFEAYQRDRAWTWEHQALQRARFVAGDAAVGAMLEGVRREILGAAREKARVLSEVGSMRARWRAERDRSDAAQIDLKQGRGALIDIEFVLQGLVLAHAAEHPGLLGTTANSVLIDEMRAAGLFTQAQADTLHVAHADLLQMGLTCTLDLRSRVAARTPELEALCAAVARVITELGFDFGESAVAEAKAV; from the coding sequence ATGAATGAATCCTCAGCCGCACCACGCGAGAGCGCCGAGCTTCGCGCCCTGATCGATCAGCGTTACGCCGACGTGATGGCGGCATGCCGTGCCGCCCGCATCCCCCTGCACGATGATGCGGGCGTCGCCGAGCGTGTCCGCCGGACGCTTATGGCGTCGGACTTCGCGTACGACATCCTGCGCCGGCAACCGGAGCTACTCGCGCCCGCCGGCCTTGAGAAACTTCGTGCGAACACCGACGCGTCGACGCGCGGCAGCACGCTGGAACTGCCGGCGGACGAAGACCGTTGCATGGCCGTGCTTCGCCGGTTCCGGCACGCGGAGGCGGTGCGCCTCGTGTTCCGTGACGTGAACGGCCTGGACGACATCGACGAGACGCTTTCCTCCACGAGTGCGCTATACGAAACGTTGCTGGCGGTTGCCCTGCGCTGGTCCGAGAACGCGATGCACGCGCGCTACGGCATGCCGCGCGATCCCGCGGGCAAAGAGCAGCGCATGGTGGTGCTGGGCTTTGGCAAGCTCGGCGGCAACGAACTGAACTTCTCGTCGGATATCGACCTCGTGCTCGCGTATGCCTCTGGCGGTGAGACCGATGGCAGCCGTCCGCTCGATAATGGTGAGTACTTCATTCGCGAAGCCCGGCAGTTGGTCCGCCTGTTGGCCGAGCCCACCGTCGACGGCATTTGCGCGCGAGTCGACCTGCGTCTTCGGCCGTTCGGCAACGCGGGGCGACTGGCGCTGCCGTTCTCGGCGATGGAGCAGTACTACCAGCGCGAAGGCCGCGATTGGGAACGTTATGCGTGGATCAAGGCGCGGCCGGTCGCGGGCGATCGCACGGCGGGACGTGAACTGCAGGATATGTTGCGTCCCTTCGTTTACCGCCGTTATCTCGATTACACCGCCTTCGCTGGCCTGCGTGAGATGAAGGCGCTGATCGATGCGGAGGTGGCACGCAAGGATCTGGCAGGCAACCTGAAGCTTGGTCCGGGCGGCATCCGCGAGATCGAGTTCGTCGTGCAGCTCACGCAAATGATCCGCGGCGGTCGTGACCCCGCGCTGCGCGTGCGCGGTTTGCTGCCAGCGCTGCGTGCTTGCGAATCGCGCGGCTACATCCCCAAGGCGCGGGCGACGCTGCTGCGTAACGCCTATGTGTTCCTGCGCCGTCTGGAGAATCGCGTACAGATGCTGCGCGATGCGCAAACCCATGACATTCCCGATGATGATCTTTCGCGCGAGCGCCTCGCGCTCGGCCTCGATTACCCGTCGTGGGATGCGTTGGCGGTCGAACTGGCGAAACATCGGGCGGAAGTGTCGGCGGAGTTCGCGGCCGTGCTCGTACCGCAAGGCGGCCAGACCGCAAGCGTGCCCGCTGCAGATGTTGAATTGTGGCAAGCGGCGCGCGATGAAACGCTCACGGCGGAAACGATGGAGGCATCGGGCTTTGTGCCGGGTGCCGAAGTGGCGGCAGAGCTTGGCAAGTTACCCCGCGCAGGTTCGGTCCGTTCCATGTCGGCGCGTTCGGGCGAGCGCCTCGAGCGCCTGATGCCACACCTCATCGCCGCGGCGCGCGCCAGTGCCTCGCCAGCGCCAAGCCTGTTGCGCATGGTGCGGCTGGTGCAGGCCGTGGCACGGCGTTCGTCCTACCTGGCCCTGCTCGACGAACAGCCTAGTGCGCGCCGGCGCGTTGCCAGCGTGTTTGCGGAAAGCGCATTCCTCGCCGAGCGCGTGATCGCGCAGCCGTTGCTGCTGGATGACGTTCTGGATCCGCGGATCGACCAGATCCCGTTGAAACGTGCGGATATCGCCGCGGAGATTGCCCGTTCGCTGGGAACCCTGGATGAGCGTGATGCCGAGCGCGAGCTTGAGCGCATCAACGAGTTTCGTTCCAGCATCGCCTTTCGCCTTGGCCTCGCGTTTAGCGATGGCCGCGCCGATGCACCCGCGACCGCGCGCCGGCTCGCAGGCCTGGCCGAGGCGGTGATTGGCGCCGTGCTCGCACTTGCCGCGCGGGAAATGACAGCGCAGCACGGCCGTCTTCCTGGCGACGGCCTTGGCTTCGCCGTGCTCGGCTATGGCAGCCTGGGCGGCGAAGAACTGGGCTTTGCATCCGATCTCGATCTGGTCTTCGTGTACGACGGCAAGCGGGCGAACGCGATGAGTGGCGGCCCACGCCCTGTCGATGGGACCCGCTGGTACCAGCGGCTCGCCCAGCGTGTGATGCACTGGCTGGGCGCACAGACCCATGCGGGTAGCCTGTATGACGTGGACACCCGCTTACGCCCTGATGGTTCCAAGGGCCTGCTGGTCGCCAGCGTCGATGCGTTCGAGGCTTACCAGCGTGACCGGGCATGGACCTGGGAGCACCAGGCGCTGCAGCGCGCCCGCTTCGTGGCAGGCGATGCCGCGGTTGGGGCGATGCTCGAGGGTGTGCGCCGCGAGATCCTCGGTGCCGCGCGCGAAAAGGCGCGCGTGCTTTCCGAAGTGGGTTCCATGCGGGCCCGCTGGCGTGCGGAGCGCGATCGCTCCGATGCCGCCCAGATCGATCTGAAACAGGGCAGGGGCGCTTTGATCGACATTGAGTTCGTGCTGCAAGGCCTCGTGCTCGCGCATGCGGCGGAGCATCCCGGCCTTCTGGGGACCACGGCAAACAGCGTGCTTATCGACGAGATGCGTGCCGCTGGCCTGTTTACCCAGGCCCAGGCCGATACGCTGCATGTGGCCCATGCCGACCTGCTGCAGATGGGGCTCACCTGCACGCTCGATTTGCGCTCGCGCGTGGCCGCACGTACGCCGGAGCTGGAGGCGCTATGCGCGGCCGTGGCGCGCGTTATCACTGAACTGGGGTTCGATTTCGGGGAAAGCGCGGTCGCGGAGGCCAAGGCTGTCTGA
- a CDS encoding nucleoside hydrolase, whose protein sequence is MTRLPLLIDTDPGVDDALAILMAHAHTDVAALTVAAGNVGLKHTVRNARTLVDLVGATTPVFAGCPSPLVRAPEEDAAFVHGEDGFGDVGFPEPKHAAESEHAALALIRLTKERPGELTLVALGPLTNLALAVRLDPGFPQRVKRLVIMGGAVTGHGNTGKVPAEFNIGFDPEAAHVVFEAFEMFDLVDWEATVRHAFPDDVYEGWIAKGDKRAAFFHDVFGTARKFNAEHERTGFIAADALAMAVALDPAMVTRAETRHVAIELDGRLTRGATVVDWHKRLGGKANARIVLEVDQARFNALIAGALGA, encoded by the coding sequence ATGACACGACTGCCGCTCCTGATTGACACCGATCCCGGTGTCGACGACGCGCTCGCCATCCTCATGGCCCATGCGCATACCGATGTCGCCGCCCTGACCGTGGCCGCGGGTAACGTGGGCCTGAAGCATACGGTGCGCAACGCGCGCACCCTGGTCGATCTGGTGGGCGCCACGACGCCGGTCTTCGCCGGTTGCCCGTCGCCGTTGGTACGCGCGCCCGAGGAAGATGCCGCCTTCGTGCATGGCGAGGATGGCTTTGGCGACGTGGGGTTCCCGGAACCGAAGCACGCGGCGGAGAGTGAGCATGCCGCACTGGCGCTCATTCGCCTTACGAAGGAGCGCCCGGGTGAGCTGACCCTGGTGGCCCTTGGCCCCTTGACCAATCTCGCGCTGGCCGTGCGCCTCGACCCCGGCTTCCCCCAGCGCGTGAAGCGCCTGGTCATCATGGGAGGCGCCGTCACCGGCCATGGCAACACCGGCAAGGTCCCGGCCGAATTCAACATCGGCTTCGATCCCGAGGCGGCCCACGTGGTCTTCGAGGCGTTCGAGATGTTCGACCTGGTCGACTGGGAAGCGACGGTGCGCCACGCGTTCCCTGATGACGTTTACGAGGGCTGGATCGCGAAGGGCGACAAGCGCGCGGCGTTCTTCCACGACGTCTTCGGCACGGCGCGCAAGTTCAATGCCGAGCATGAGCGCACCGGCTTCATCGCGGCCGATGCCCTGGCCATGGCCGTGGCGCTGGATCCGGCCATGGTCACCCGGGCCGAGACGCGGCACGTGGCGATCGAGCTGGACGGCCGGCTGACCCGCGGGGCCACCGTGGTGGATTGGCATAAGCGGCTGGGCGGCAAGGCCAATGCGCGGATCGTGCTGGAAGTGGACCAGGCGCGGTTCAATGCGCTGATTGCCGGGGCCCTTGGGGCCTGA
- a CDS encoding type B 50S ribosomal protein L31: MKENIHPKYQPVVFQDLSSDFAFLTRSTMSSKETVKWEDGNEYPVIKLDITSHSHPFYTGKQKTLDVGGRVDKFRQRYGKK; encoded by the coding sequence ATGAAAGAGAACATCCATCCGAAGTACCAGCCGGTGGTTTTCCAGGACCTGTCGTCGGATTTCGCGTTCCTGACGCGTTCGACCATGTCCTCGAAGGAAACCGTGAAGTGGGAAGACGGTAACGAATACCCGGTCATCAAGCTGGATATCACCAGCCACTCGCACCCGTTCTACACGGGTAAGCAGAAGACCCTCGACGTGGGCGGCCGCGTCGACAAGTTCCGCCAGCGCTACGGCAAGAAGTAA
- a CDS encoding citrate synthase, with the protein MSDAKTVKLVDESNKPVSELPVIGGTLGAECVDIGTLYKDTGYFTYDPGYGSTASTKSAITYIDGDNGILLYRGYPIEQLAEKSTFLETSYLLLNGELPTKPQFEKFSNDITHHSMMHENLKDFLKGFHHNAHPMAMLAASVASLSAFYHDDLNVENPEDRKLAAIRLIAKMPTIASAIYRHSIGWPNRYPRNNLEYVTRFLHTMFEVPSETYHVNPVVAKALDLLFILHADHEQNASTSTVRLVGSTGANPYASVAAGITALWGPAHGGANEAVLLQLEEIGTADKVETAVKRAKDKNDSFRLMGFGHRVYKNFDPRAKIIREACHNVLNELGVNDPLLEVAMKLEEAALKDDYFVERKLYPNVDFYSGIIYKALGIPTEMFTVMFAIARTSGWISHWIEQHETPGSRIGRPRQIYTGADVRDYTPSDKR; encoded by the coding sequence GTGTCCGACGCCAAAACCGTCAAATTGGTCGATGAATCCAACAAGCCCGTGAGTGAACTGCCGGTCATCGGCGGCACCCTGGGTGCCGAGTGCGTCGACATCGGCACGCTCTACAAGGACACCGGTTACTTCACCTACGATCCGGGCTACGGCAGCACCGCCAGCACCAAGAGCGCCATCACCTATATCGACGGTGATAACGGCATCCTGCTGTACCGCGGCTACCCGATCGAACAGCTCGCCGAGAAGTCCACCTTCCTCGAAACCTCGTACCTGCTGCTCAACGGCGAACTGCCGACCAAGCCGCAGTTCGAAAAGTTCTCGAACGACATCACGCATCACTCGATGATGCATGAGAACCTGAAGGACTTCCTGAAGGGCTTCCACCACAACGCACACCCGATGGCCATGCTGGCCGCCTCGGTGGCGTCGCTCTCGGCGTTCTATCACGACGATCTGAACGTCGAGAACCCGGAAGACCGCAAGCTGGCCGCCATCCGCCTCATCGCGAAGATGCCGACCATCGCTTCGGCCATCTACCGCCACTCGATCGGCTGGCCGAACCGCTACCCGCGCAACAACCTCGAGTACGTCACCCGCTTCCTGCACACCATGTTCGAAGTGCCGAGCGAGACGTACCACGTGAACCCGGTCGTCGCGAAGGCGCTCGACCTGCTGTTCATCCTGCACGCCGATCACGAGCAGAACGCTTCCACGTCGACGGTCCGCCTGGTGGGCTCCACCGGTGCGAACCCGTACGCCTCGGTCGCCGCCGGCATCACCGCGCTCTGGGGCCCGGCCCACGGTGGCGCGAACGAAGCCGTACTGCTGCAGCTTGAAGAGATCGGTACGGCCGACAAGGTCGAGACCGCCGTCAAGCGCGCGAAGGACAAGAACGATTCGTTCCGTCTCATGGGCTTCGGCCATCGCGTGTACAAGAACTTCGATCCGCGCGCCAAGATCATCCGCGAGGCATGCCACAACGTGCTCAACGAGCTGGGCGTGAACGATCCGCTCCTCGAAGTGGCCATGAAGCTGGAAGAAGCCGCACTGAAGGACGATTACTTCGTCGAGCGCAAGCTCTACCCGAACGTCGACTTCTACTCGGGCATCATCTACAAGGCCCTGGGCATCCCGACCGAGATGTTCACCGTCATGTTCGCGATCGCCCGCACGTCCGGCTGGATCTCGCACTGGATCGAGCAGCACGAAACCCCGGGGTCGCGCATCGGCCGCCCGCGCCAGATCTACACCGGCGCAGACGTCCGCGACTACACTCCGAGCGACAAGCGCTAA
- a CDS encoding penicillin-binding protein 1A: MRIFKRLLRIALYLTLAGILFVAGAIGVAYWLLAPRLPSVAVLRDYHMQVPLRVLSADGKLIASFGETRRIPVRIADVPARLKNAVLSAEDGDFYSHPGVDWHGIARAGIHVIVSGGDKGPGGSTITQQVARNFFLSPEKLYSRKLTEMFIALRMENELTKDQILELYLNKMFLGHRAYGVAAAASYYYGKTLDQLTVAQCATIASTFQLPSVVNPLNNPKRMIARRDWVLGQMLANRFITQAEHDEAVKEPNDAYPHEQQIEVDAPYLAEMVRQQTLEKLGNDALTEGYVVHTTVPSESQAAANDALRGRLSAYDRRHGYRGPEGHEELPAGAGPEDFDRVLASYTPVAGMMPAIVTATGAKEATVYLNAKESATLSLESIAWARPYVNEGRAGATPTRVDTVLKRGDIVRLIRSEKDDISEDAKASDTAATTTEAKPESNKGPWRLTQIPAVQAALVSVDPEDGAVRALVGGFSFARSKFNRAVMAARQPGSSFKPYLYSSAFERGFTPASIVNDAPVAFPDPSRPDGVWTPSNDDNKFSGPMRLREALVQSKNLVSVRLLDAIGVRYARDYMTRFGFTPDALPQNLSLALGTASVSPMSMARGYAVFANGGYLVTPYFISRIDDRDGNPVYVANPERACADCQERLLNPTPPGPPNQPSTAAIPAKPASSASAGIAATGDAVLPADAHDNASQAPKLAPHVIDVRNDYLVTSLMQDVVKRGTGSAARALGRDDIAGKTGSTNDHRDAWFVGFNGDVSTAVWVGFDDFSSLGRGEFGAKAALPIWMDYMGAVLKDKPSHTLAMPPGIATVQIDPATGLPSPGGMNEIMKVEDVDRLREQAQQKQQEEQQDHAYDIF; this comes from the coding sequence ATGCGAATCTTCAAGCGTCTGCTGCGTATCGCGCTGTACCTGACCCTGGCTGGCATCCTGTTCGTCGCGGGAGCCATCGGCGTCGCGTACTGGCTCCTTGCCCCGCGCCTGCCCTCGGTGGCGGTACTGCGCGATTACCACATGCAGGTCCCCCTGCGCGTCCTCAGCGCCGACGGCAAGCTCATCGCATCCTTCGGTGAGACCCGGCGCATCCCGGTGCGTATCGCCGACGTGCCCGCACGCCTGAAGAATGCTGTCTTATCGGCAGAAGATGGCGATTTCTATAGCCACCCTGGCGTGGACTGGCACGGCATCGCCCGCGCAGGCATCCACGTCATCGTATCGGGCGGCGACAAGGGTCCTGGCGGCTCCACCATCACCCAGCAGGTCGCGCGCAACTTCTTCCTTAGCCCGGAGAAACTCTATTCGCGCAAATTGACAGAAATGTTTATCGCGCTGCGGATGGAGAACGAGCTCACCAAGGACCAGATCCTCGAGCTCTACCTTAATAAGATGTTCCTGGGCCATCGCGCCTACGGCGTGGCCGCCGCCGCTTCGTATTACTACGGAAAGACGCTCGACCAGCTGACCGTGGCCCAGTGCGCCACCATCGCGTCGACGTTCCAGCTTCCGTCCGTGGTCAACCCCCTGAACAACCCCAAGCGCATGATCGCCCGCCGCGACTGGGTGCTGGGCCAGATGCTCGCCAACCGCTTCATTACGCAGGCAGAGCACGACGAAGCGGTGAAAGAGCCGAACGACGCGTATCCGCACGAGCAGCAGATCGAAGTCGATGCGCCTTACCTCGCCGAAATGGTCCGCCAGCAAACGCTCGAGAAGCTCGGTAACGACGCACTCACCGAGGGCTACGTCGTACACACCACGGTGCCGAGCGAAAGCCAGGCCGCGGCAAACGACGCGCTGCGCGGCCGCCTCTCCGCTTACGACCGCCGCCACGGTTATCGCGGGCCCGAAGGCCACGAGGAACTGCCCGCCGGCGCCGGTCCTGAGGATTTCGACCGCGTTCTCGCCAGCTACACGCCGGTCGCGGGCATGATGCCCGCCATCGTCACGGCGACCGGTGCCAAGGAGGCCACGGTGTACCTCAACGCGAAGGAATCGGCGACGCTCAGCCTCGAGTCCATCGCGTGGGCCCGGCCTTACGTCAATGAAGGCCGCGCAGGCGCCACGCCCACCCGCGTCGATACGGTCCTCAAGCGCGGCGATATCGTCCGCCTGATCCGCAGCGAGAAGGACGATATTTCCGAAGACGCGAAGGCCTCGGATACCGCAGCGACCACGACCGAGGCAAAGCCTGAGTCGAACAAGGGGCCGTGGCGCCTCACGCAGATCCCGGCCGTGCAGGCTGCGCTGGTTTCGGTGGATCCGGAAGACGGCGCCGTACGCGCACTGGTCGGCGGCTTCAGTTTTGCCCGCTCCAAGTTCAATCGCGCCGTGATGGCCGCACGCCAGCCGGGCTCCAGCTTCAAGCCTTACCTCTATTCGTCGGCCTTCGAGCGCGGCTTTACGCCCGCTTCGATCGTGAACGATGCGCCGGTCGCATTCCCCGACCCGAGCCGTCCGGATGGCGTATGGACACCGTCCAACGACGACAACAAGTTCAGCGGCCCCATGCGCTTGCGTGAAGCACTGGTGCAGTCGAAGAACCTCGTGTCCGTGCGCCTGCTCGACGCGATCGGCGTGCGCTATGCGCGCGACTACATGACCCGCTTCGGCTTCACGCCCGATGCCTTGCCGCAGAACCTGTCCCTGGCGCTGGGCACGGCGTCCGTATCGCCGATGAGCATGGCACGCGGCTACGCGGTCTTCGCCAACGGCGGCTACCTGGTCACGCCGTACTTCATCTCGCGGATCGACGATCGCGATGGCAACCCGGTGTACGTGGCCAACCCGGAACGCGCCTGCGCCGATTGCCAGGAGCGTCTGCTCAACCCGACCCCGCCCGGCCCGCCGAACCAGCCCAGCACGGCAGCCATCCCGGCCAAGCCCGCCTCTTCCGCCAGCGCCGGTATCGCCGCGACGGGCGATGCGGTGCTGCCGGCCGATGCGCACGACAACGCCTCGCAGGCGCCCAAGCTTGCACCGCACGTCATCGACGTGCGCAACGACTACCTCGTGACCTCGCTCATGCAGGATGTCGTCAAGCGCGGTACCGGTTCGGCGGCACGTGCCCTTGGCCGCGACGACATCGCTGGCAAGACAGGCTCGACCAACGACCACCGCGATGCGTGGTTCGTCGGCTTCAACGGTGACGTATCCACGGCCGTGTGGGTGGGCTTCGACGATTTCAGCTCGCTGGGTCGTGGCGAGTTCGGCGCCAAGGCGGCGCTGCCCATCTGGATGGATTACATGGGTGCGGTACTTAAGGACAAGCCTTCGCACACGCTGGCCATGCCGCCGGGCATCGCGACGGTACAGATCGACCCGGCCACGGGCCTTCCCTCGCCGGGCGGCATGAACGAGATCATGAAGGTGGAGGACGTTGACCGCCTCCGCGAACAGGCGCAGCAAAAGCAGCAGGAGGAACAGCAGGACCACGCCTACGACATCTTCTGA
- a CDS encoding pilus assembly protein PilM, translating into MGLFTPKAAPLIGVDISSTAVKLLQLSEAGGRYRVEHYAVEPLPPNAVVEKNIVEVEAVGEAIRRALARSGAKVKHAAAAVAGSAVITRIIPMSADLSEDDLEGQIQVEANQYIPYPIEEVSLDFEVMGPVRDNPEMNNILLAASRTENVDMRIAALDLGGLTARVIDVEAFAMENAFAMVADQLAVSRDALVAVVDIGATMTTLAVLKNQRTIYSREQVFGGKQLTDEIMRRYGLSYEEAGRAKRKGGLPESYEMEALEPFKESLVQQVSRLLQFFFAGSEYSRVDQVVLAGGCAAIEGITEILEQQLGVPCVVANPLARMSLSSKVQAQTLAQDAPALMIAVGLAMRSFD; encoded by the coding sequence GTGGGGCTCTTTACACCCAAAGCGGCGCCGTTGATCGGCGTCGACATCAGTTCGACCGCAGTAAAGCTGCTACAGCTCAGTGAGGCAGGCGGGCGCTATCGCGTCGAGCACTATGCCGTTGAGCCGTTGCCGCCCAATGCCGTCGTCGAAAAGAACATCGTCGAGGTCGAGGCGGTTGGCGAGGCTATCCGCCGCGCCCTCGCTCGCTCCGGCGCCAAGGTGAAGCACGCCGCCGCGGCTGTCGCGGGGTCGGCGGTTATTACCCGGATCATACCCATGTCGGCCGACCTCTCCGAGGACGACCTCGAGGGCCAGATCCAGGTAGAGGCTAACCAGTACATTCCATACCCGATCGAGGAAGTTAGCCTCGATTTCGAGGTGATGGGCCCTGTTCGCGACAACCCGGAGATGAACAACATCCTCCTGGCCGCCTCGCGGACGGAAAACGTCGATATGCGCATCGCAGCGCTCGACCTCGGCGGCTTGACCGCCCGGGTGATCGACGTCGAGGCCTTCGCCATGGAGAACGCCTTCGCCATGGTCGCTGACCAGCTGGCGGTTTCCCGCGATGCCCTGGTGGCCGTGGTGGATATCGGCGCGACCATGACGACCCTCGCGGTCCTCAAGAACCAGCGCACCATCTATTCGCGTGAGCAGGTGTTCGGTGGCAAGCAGCTCACCGACGAGATCATGCGCCGCTACGGCCTTTCCTATGAGGAAGCGGGCCGGGCCAAGCGCAAGGGCGGCCTGCCCGAGTCGTACGAGATGGAAGCGCTCGAGCCGTTCAAGGAGTCGCTGGTCCAGCAGGTCAGCCGCCTCCTGCAGTTCTTCTTCGCCGGCAGCGAGTACAGCCGCGTCGACCAGGTAGTACTGGCGGGCGGTTGCGCGGCCATCGAAGGCATTACCGAAATCCTCGAGCAGCAGCTTGGCGTGCCCTGCGTGGTGGCCAACCCGCTGGCTCGCATGTCCCTGTCCAGCAAGGTCCAGGCCCAGACACTCGCCCAGGATGCCCCCGCGCTGATGATCGCCGTCGGCCTGGCCATGCGGAGCTTCGACTGA
- a CDS encoding PilN domain-containing protein, with protein MARINLLPWRAERRKQREREFYMQLGIAFAAALVVLIGWSYWMGARIDNQGERNTYLQGEIKQLDDRIAKIKDLEKVRAGLLQRKQIIEQLQANRSQMVHLFDELVKTIPASARLGSMKQSGDSMSLDGVAQSNSSVAEYMRNIETSPWMGHADLRKTENTHDDSRMPYSFGLDVKLNTPSADAPASSSSVAPVATPAVPAPLANAATAVTGAPAPAAQPGAAPAVAPAASAAAAKPATAAAAPAGAKP; from the coding sequence ATGGCGCGCATTAACCTACTTCCGTGGCGCGCCGAGCGCCGCAAGCAGCGGGAACGCGAGTTCTACATGCAGCTGGGTATCGCCTTTGCGGCGGCCCTGGTCGTGCTGATTGGCTGGTCCTACTGGATGGGCGCCCGGATCGATAACCAGGGCGAGCGCAACACCTACCTGCAGGGCGAGATCAAGCAGCTGGATGACCGCATCGCCAAGATCAAGGACCTTGAGAAGGTCCGTGCCGGCCTGCTCCAGCGCAAACAGATCATCGAGCAGCTCCAGGCGAACCGCTCGCAGATGGTCCACCTGTTCGACGAGCTGGTGAAGACGATCCCTGCCAGCGCGCGCCTGGGTTCGATGAAGCAGTCCGGTGATTCGATGTCACTCGACGGCGTGGCTCAGTCGAACTCCAGCGTGGCCGAGTACATGCGCAACATCGAGACCTCGCCCTGGATGGGCCATGCGGATCTCCGCAAGACGGAGAACACGCACGATGACTCGCGCATGCCGTACTCGTTCGGCCTCGATGTGAAGCTGAATACGCCTAGCGCGGATGCCCCGGCATCGTCGTCGAGCGTGGCCCCTGTGGCGACGCCCGCCGTACCGGCGCCGCTCGCTAACGCCGCAACGGCCGTGACCGGCGCGCCTGCGCCGGCCGCACAGCCTGGCGCCGCCCCGGCCGTCGCACCTGCGGCATCGGCCGCCGCTGCGAAGCCGGCGACCGCTGCAGCCGCACCGGCAGGAGCCAAGCCATGA
- a CDS encoding type 4a pilus biogenesis protein PilO → MSFLDDLRNLDRNNVGGWPKTVKMFFTGLVFVVVVLAGWYFEISSQQDELTSAEAKEVSLKSEFSQKQAKSANLEALEQQLAEMQDMLRQLLRQLPSKTEMPELLVDISQTALAAGLESDLFQPGPETPKDFYAEKPITLRMVGTYHQFGTFISGVASLPRVVILTLHDVSLKPKDAGKGGVGSGQLVLQGTVKTYRYLEDDEAAAQQKTNQKAGAK, encoded by the coding sequence ATGAGTTTCCTTGACGATCTGCGTAATCTCGATCGCAACAACGTCGGTGGCTGGCCGAAGACGGTGAAGATGTTCTTCACCGGCCTGGTGTTCGTTGTCGTCGTCCTGGCTGGCTGGTACTTCGAGATCAGCTCGCAGCAGGATGAACTCACCAGCGCCGAGGCCAAGGAAGTCTCGCTGAAGTCAGAGTTTTCCCAGAAGCAAGCCAAGTCCGCGAACCTCGAGGCGCTTGAGCAGCAGCTGGCTGAAATGCAGGACATGCTCCGCCAGTTGCTCCGCCAGTTGCCGAGCAAGACGGAAATGCCTGAGCTGCTGGTGGATATCTCGCAGACGGCCCTGGCCGCCGGCCTGGAATCCGACCTGTTCCAGCCTGGCCCGGAAACCCCGAAGGACTTCTACGCCGAAAAGCCGATCACGCTCCGTATGGTGGGTACCTACCACCAGTTCGGTACGTTCATCAGCGGCGTCGCGTCACTTCCGCGTGTCGTTATCCTGACGCTCCACGACGTTTCGCTGAAGCCGAAGGATGCAGGCAAGGGCGGTGTAGGCTCCGGTCAGCTTGTCCTGCAGGGCACCGTGAAGACGTACCGCTACCTCGAAGATGACGAGGCGGCGGCCCAGCAGAAGACGAACCAAAAGGCAGGTGCCAAGTGA